In a single window of the Candidatus Saccharimonadales bacterium genome:
- a CDS encoding DNA-3-methyladenine glycosylase — translation MGFSDDLTTAAKYLSKSDKRLAGVIKLSGPCRIKPHNDHYGELVGSIVGQQLSAVAAGTIWRRVLDLFDGKMPTPKQLIKIEDQKLRDVGLSWAKVKYVKDLAQHIIDGRLDLDHIATMPNDQLIEQLTAVKGIGEWSAHMFMIFGLGRLDVLPVGDLGVRKAIQKLYGLDSLPTPEQIVTISNQNGWHPYESIAAWYLWQSLDKPSRHGA, via the coding sequence ATGGGTTTTTCTGACGATTTAACCACTGCTGCTAAGTACCTCAGCAAGAGCGATAAGCGATTGGCTGGAGTCATCAAGCTTAGCGGTCCGTGCCGGATAAAACCACACAACGACCACTACGGCGAACTTGTAGGCAGTATAGTTGGGCAACAGCTATCTGCAGTGGCAGCCGGCACCATATGGCGCAGGGTTTTAGATTTGTTTGACGGCAAAATGCCAACACCAAAACAACTTATCAAAATTGAAGATCAGAAGCTACGCGATGTTGGCTTATCTTGGGCGAAAGTTAAATACGTTAAAGATTTAGCTCAGCACATAATTGACGGCCGGCTAGATTTGGACCATATAGCCACCATGCCCAACGATCAATTGATCGAGCAACTGACCGCCGTGAAAGGTATTGGCGAATGGAGCGCGCACATGTTTATGATTTTTGGCCTAGGCCGATTGGACGTTTTACCAGTCGGCGACCTGGGTGTCAGAAAGGCTATTCAAAAACTATACGGGCTCGACAGCTTGCCGACACCAGAACAAATTGTCACCATCTCTAACCAAAACGGCTGGCATCCGTACGAGAGCATAGCGGCCTGGTACTTGTGGCAAAGCTTGGACAAACCTTCGAGACATGGAGCTTAA
- a CDS encoding Mur ligase domain-containing protein has protein sequence MHIYVSGIGGTAMASLALIAHEAGFEVSGSDARPSGYLEYLRDHGVTETHIGVDDEFIEQIHAKNPIDWFIYGSAQPIDFPDHPEFKFCKTHRIKQSKRDEFLSHLIKEKGLKLISIAGTHGKTTTTAMATWVFKQMNMPVSYSGGAKLSFGDVAEFDAKSEYFVYETDEYDRNFLSFYPEVAMISGIDWDHPDIYPTRESYYQAFSEFLDQSSRAMVWSDDAEKLGIKAAEKFVILDKDDPEINQVKLAGLVNRQNAWLVASGLAELLDKPRQEIVKVLNQFPGVSRRFEQIAANIYSDSAHTPGKIRGALQLAFEVINQRSRVSGLDAVQGSSEERASRTTGTVSERKSVTDKALRQEHQRVIGSADKQSDAAGGPGVVVVYEGLHNLRQHFIKDDLANLFDDVKKLYVVPSYLAREDPNLPTLSPADLVNLLSKSSKEHAEASQINEKLAAKIKDHATDDDLVLCLSAGGAGSLDEWLRQNF, from the coding sequence ATGCATATTTATGTTTCTGGTATTGGCGGCACGGCCATGGCATCGCTGGCCCTAATAGCACACGAAGCCGGATTTGAAGTAAGCGGTTCGGACGCCCGGCCCAGCGGGTACTTAGAGTACTTGCGCGATCATGGAGTGACCGAGACGCATATAGGCGTTGACGATGAGTTTATCGAGCAGATTCATGCTAAAAATCCTATTGATTGGTTTATATATGGTTCGGCCCAACCGATTGATTTTCCAGACCATCCGGAATTTAAATTTTGCAAGACCCACCGTATTAAGCAGTCCAAGCGCGATGAATTTTTGAGCCATTTGATAAAAGAGAAAGGCTTGAAGCTGATCTCAATCGCCGGCACCCACGGCAAAACTACCACCACCGCCATGGCGACCTGGGTTTTCAAGCAAATGAACATGCCCGTGAGCTACTCTGGCGGCGCTAAGCTAAGCTTTGGCGACGTGGCTGAGTTTGACGCAAAAAGCGAATACTTTGTATATGAAACAGATGAATACGACCGCAACTTTTTGAGTTTTTATCCTGAGGTCGCCATGATTTCAGGCATTGATTGGGATCACCCGGACATTTACCCAACCCGCGAAAGTTATTATCAAGCCTTTAGTGAATTCCTGGACCAGTCTAGCCGGGCGATGGTTTGGAGCGATGATGCCGAAAAACTGGGCATTAAAGCGGCGGAAAAGTTTGTGATTTTAGACAAAGACGACCCAGAAATTAACCAGGTTAAACTGGCTGGCTTAGTGAATCGCCAGAACGCTTGGCTGGTAGCCTCCGGGCTGGCCGAACTGCTAGATAAACCGCGCCAAGAAATCGTTAAAGTACTAAATCAATTTCCGGGCGTCTCACGACGCTTTGAGCAAATTGCAGCTAATATTTATAGCGACTCTGCCCATACACCCGGCAAAATTCGTGGCGCCCTGCAACTAGCGTTTGAGGTCATCAATCAGCGCTCCAGGGTCTCCGGCTTGGATGCAGTGCAAGGAAGTAGCGAGGAGCGAGCGAGCCGTACAACTGGTACGGTGAGTGAGCGAAAGAGCGTTACTGACAAAGCACTGCGCCAAGAGCATCAGAGGGTTATCGGCTCTGCCGATAAGCAGTCTGATGCGGCCGGCGGGCCTGGCGTGGTGGTGGTGTACGAAGGTCTGCATAATTTACGCCAACACTTTATAAAAGATGACTTAGCTAACTTATTTGACGATGTTAAAAAGCTTTATGTCGTGCCTAGCTACCTAGCCCGCGAAGATCCCAATTTGCCAACCCTCTCCCCTGCCGATTTAGTTAACTTGTTAAGTAAATCGTCTAAGGAGCATGCCGAAGCTAGTCAAATAAATGAGAAGCTAGCCGCTAAAATCAAAGACCATGCTACTGATGACGACCTAGTTCTCTGCCTGAGTGCCGGCGGGGCTGGCTCGCTCGATGAGTGGCTTAGACAAAATTTCTAG
- a CDS encoding ABC transporter ATP-binding protein, producing the protein MSDVILKVKDLRKKYGEHEAVKGISFEVKKGEIFGILGPNGAGKTTTLEMIETLRTIDGGSAEIAGVDVATNPYEIRGMIGVQPQTPGFQDKTKLTELIQMFAAAYGERVDPRKFLDEVNLGDKADSYVENLSGGQKQRFSIVAALVHNPKVFFLDEPTTGLDPQARRNLWRLIEEVRDRGISVILTTHYMDEAEVLCDRIAIMDQGEIIALDTPKNLIKALLKRGFKKEQRVEQANLEDVFIDMTGKGLHEE; encoded by the coding sequence ATGTCCGACGTAATCTTAAAAGTAAAAGACCTGCGAAAAAAATACGGTGAGCACGAAGCTGTTAAAGGCATAAGTTTCGAGGTCAAAAAGGGCGAGATCTTTGGAATCTTGGGCCCCAACGGTGCTGGTAAAACTACCACGCTAGAAATGATCGAAACTTTGCGCACGATTGACGGCGGCAGCGCCGAAATCGCCGGCGTGGATGTGGCGACGAACCCTTATGAAATTCGCGGCATGATCGGCGTTCAGCCGCAAACACCGGGCTTTCAGGACAAAACCAAGCTAACCGAGCTTATTCAAATGTTTGCCGCTGCTTATGGTGAACGAGTAGACCCCAGGAAGTTCTTAGACGAAGTCAACCTGGGCGACAAGGCCGACAGTTACGTAGAGAACCTGTCTGGTGGTCAGAAACAACGCTTCTCGATCGTCGCGGCGCTGGTGCACAATCCTAAAGTATTTTTCTTGGACGAACCAACTACTGGCCTCGATCCGCAGGCCCGTCGTAACTTGTGGCGCTTAATCGAAGAGGTCCGCGACCGTGGTATCAGCGTGATTTTAACGACTCACTACATGGACGAGGCCGAAGTCCTTTGTGACCGAATAGCCATCATGGATCAAGGCGAGATTATCGCCCTGGATACACCAAAAAACTTAATCAAGGCTCTCTTAAAGCGTGGATTTAAGAAAGAGCAGCGGGTCGAACAAGCTAACTTAGAGGATGTGTTTATAGATATGACAGGGAAAGGCTTGCACGAGGAATAA
- a CDS encoding ABC transporter permease — translation MKWLWILIALFVIIRLAMRFKVFPRGKQPQTKGLKPIDARWKKLYTVWTFFTINLRRLFRDRLALFFTFLFPLIFLFVFGSLNSHTSDVSFNVAIINESKSQLASQFVANAQSKDQKLLKVDKDVANFTQANEKMSRGEIDATIELPPSFGDFKNGVPSGQAIVHYTNNNQSAATTLISVLTSQFQGISAKYVKTADPLKVVGKQNNEHALSAFDYTFTGLLGFSILGAGIFGPMNVFPELKKMGILRRLHTTPIRVWQYFLANMLGNAVTGLMSIAVMFVVAMAVFNLKVVGNLFELAVFLAYGIIVILGIGLALGGWAKNERQAAPLGNIIVFPMMFLTGVFFPRFLMPHWLQGITTYMPLTPVIDGARMILTEGKGLLDLGSQLGIMTVWLVIVYLIAFRVFRWE, via the coding sequence ATGAAATGGCTTTGGATATTAATCGCGCTATTCGTAATAATCAGGCTGGCAATGCGTTTTAAGGTTTTTCCGCGGGGCAAACAGCCGCAAACCAAGGGCCTTAAGCCAATCGACGCCCGTTGGAAAAAACTCTACACGGTTTGGACATTTTTCACGATCAACTTGCGTCGTTTGTTTCGAGACCGATTGGCGCTGTTCTTTACTTTTTTGTTCCCGTTAATCTTTTTGTTTGTTTTTGGTTCGCTCAATAGCCATACTTCCGATGTATCTTTCAATGTGGCTATAATTAACGAATCCAAGTCGCAACTGGCTAGCCAGTTCGTCGCTAACGCGCAGTCTAAGGATCAAAAACTACTTAAGGTAGATAAAGACGTGGCTAACTTTACTCAAGCTAACGAAAAAATGAGCCGCGGTGAAATTGATGCCACCATCGAACTGCCGCCTAGCTTTGGCGATTTTAAAAATGGCGTACCAAGCGGCCAGGCCATAGTGCACTACACCAACAATAATCAATCGGCGGCTACGACCTTAATATCCGTGCTAACCAGTCAGTTCCAGGGTATTAGCGCTAAATACGTAAAAACCGCCGACCCCCTAAAAGTCGTCGGTAAGCAAAATAACGAACACGCTCTAAGCGCTTTTGACTATACCTTTACCGGCCTATTAGGTTTCTCTATCTTGGGCGCTGGCATATTCGGTCCAATGAACGTTTTTCCAGAGCTAAAGAAAATGGGTATTTTACGACGTTTGCACACCACGCCTATCCGCGTTTGGCAGTATTTCTTGGCCAATATGCTAGGCAACGCCGTTACGGGACTCATGAGCATAGCCGTAATGTTCGTCGTGGCTATGGCGGTCTTTAATCTTAAAGTCGTCGGCAACTTGTTTGAGCTGGCGGTCTTCCTGGCTTACGGAATAATCGTAATCTTAGGCATTGGTCTAGCTCTGGGCGGCTGGGCAAAGAACGAGCGCCAGGCGGCGCCTCTCGGTAATATCATTGTCTTTCCGATGATGTTTTTGACGGGTGTGTTTTTCCCAAGGTTTTTGATGCCTCATTGGCTGCAGGGAATTACGACCTACATGCCCTTAACACCAGTAATTGATGGCGCGCGTATGATTTTGACCGAAGGTAAAGGGTTGCTTGATTTGGGTAGCCAGCTAGGAATTATGACGGTCTGGCTGGTAATCGTTTACTTGATTGCTTTCCGAGTGTTCCGCTGGGAGTAG
- the murJ gene encoding murein biosynthesis integral membrane protein MurJ, which translates to MANWFKSRATGRLSLTSAATLLIASSFLGQILGFLRTKLVNANFSAVGPHSTDTYFAAFNIPDFFFYTLAAGALGVAFMPVLAERLERGDRKGMWELSSSLLNLLAIVMGVVAIIVLVFANQLIHYIVAPDLSPAQLHTAATIMRFLALNPLLFTISGILASSQQSMGRFFFFAIAPLFYNASIIVSTMVFSEARGHYGGPGHLGIEGLGIGALIGAVLQLLVIAVGVLGLRFRWQPKIMWRNQDFRVILRNLPPRSIDQGMDQIESIVETNFARRLGEGNISYYYNAYILQTAPIILIGTAISTAAFPRLTNRLAQGRPDLFRRDFLMVLRAMIWIILPVAILCFFCRGYLARLIFANDAPVIARIFGYLTGAIIFRTLYAIISRWFYAQKDTRTPLYVSLFSIGLNVVLVYLFSKPSAYGVEGLAMAQSLVAMVEVFALLVIMIWRDHRLFTAEFWSDLTRIFSVTGFTVITAYIMISLVPLETSDKGFITLTAKVLFIVVPTLVVHIAISSLFGLDEVRPVIRKLRKLVLTPVRIQ; encoded by the coding sequence ATGGCTAACTGGTTCAAAAGTCGTGCCACGGGGCGCTTATCGCTCACAAGCGCTGCTACATTACTTATTGCCTCGTCGTTCCTGGGGCAAATTTTGGGTTTCCTCCGAACCAAGCTGGTTAACGCCAACTTCTCAGCCGTTGGCCCGCATAGCACTGATACGTACTTTGCTGCCTTTAACATCCCGGACTTTTTCTTTTACACCTTGGCAGCCGGTGCCTTGGGCGTAGCTTTTATGCCGGTGCTCGCTGAACGTCTAGAAAGAGGCGATCGCAAAGGCATGTGGGAGTTGTCCTCTAGTTTGCTCAATCTCTTGGCTATAGTTATGGGCGTCGTAGCCATTATTGTCTTGGTCTTCGCAAATCAGCTAATTCATTACATCGTGGCACCTGACCTCTCGCCCGCTCAGTTGCACACAGCGGCGACTATCATGCGTTTTTTGGCGCTCAATCCGCTCTTGTTCACAATCTCCGGTATTTTAGCCAGCAGCCAGCAAAGCATGGGGCGGTTTTTCTTTTTTGCCATCGCGCCGCTATTTTATAACGCCAGCATCATTGTTAGCACCATGGTTTTTAGTGAGGCGCGCGGCCATTATGGCGGTCCGGGGCATCTTGGCATAGAAGGCTTGGGCATAGGCGCCCTAATTGGTGCCGTACTACAACTTTTAGTGATAGCCGTTGGTGTGCTGGGCCTAAGATTCCGCTGGCAACCAAAAATCATGTGGCGCAATCAGGATTTTCGAGTGATTTTGCGCAACTTGCCTCCGCGCAGTATTGACCAAGGCATGGATCAGATTGAGTCAATTGTAGAAACTAACTTCGCTCGCCGGCTCGGCGAGGGAAATATTAGTTACTACTACAATGCCTACATTCTGCAGACGGCTCCGATAATTTTGATTGGTACAGCAATCTCAACGGCTGCTTTTCCGCGCTTGACCAACCGTCTGGCGCAAGGACGCCCAGATCTGTTCAGACGGGATTTTTTGATGGTACTTAGAGCTATGATTTGGATAATTTTGCCGGTAGCCATCCTTTGTTTCTTCTGTCGCGGCTATCTGGCCCGCCTGATCTTTGCCAACGACGCGCCAGTTATTGCTCGCATTTTTGGATACTTAACAGGTGCAATTATTTTTAGAACACTTTACGCAATCATCAGCCGGTGGTTTTACGCCCAAAAAGATACCCGCACGCCTTTATATGTTTCGCTATTCTCGATTGGTCTTAACGTAGTTTTAGTGTACCTGTTCAGCAAGCCCAGCGCTTACGGCGTGGAGGGCCTGGCTATGGCTCAGTCGCTAGTGGCTATGGTGGAGGTTTTTGCATTGTTGGTTATTATGATTTGGCGTGATCACCGTTTGTTTACGGCGGAGTTTTGGAGCGACCTGACCAGAATATTCTCGGTAACAGGGTTTACCGTTATAACAGCCTACATAATGATCAGTCTGGTGCCGCTGGAGACGTCCGACAAAGGCTTTATAACTCTAACGGCCAAGGTATTGTTTATAGTCGTGCCTACGCTGGTGGTGCACATTGCGATTTCGTCGCTATTTGGACTGGATGAGGTGCGGCCAGTGATCCGCAAGCTCCGCAAACTTGTTCTAACTCCTGTTCGTATCCAATAA
- the lepA gene encoding translation elongation factor 4, which produces MTQDHIRNFCIIAHIDHGKSTLADRLLELTNTVQKREMKAQVLDKMELERERGITIKLAPVRMKYKDYELNLIDTPGHVDFSYEVSRSLEAVEGAILVVDASQGIQAQTLANVYLAMEADLKIIPVMNKIDLPAADPDRVATEIISLLGCKRKDILEVSAKTGQGVDILLDQIVKQVPAPMGKPEAPTRALIFDSYYDDYRGVILYLRVVDGQIAKNSQIKMMATGATGIALEVGSLSPEMKPADKLSAGEVGYIVTNLKTTREAKVGDTVSLGIHGSISPLPGYKNVTPFVYAGFFPDSHENYQLLKDAVERLSLSDSSLQFSPENSPVLGFGFRIGFLGLLHMDIVRERLEREYNLELIVTNPSTDYKVTTSGGAELDIKSAAELPDMSEVAEIREPWVKGEIVTPGTYVGAILQLVVGARGRQKHISYMDNLAVIDFEAPLANLLTDFYDQLKSITSGYGSFNYELADYRPEDLVRLDFYVAGDRVDALSIMTHRTEADRIARSAVAKLKEVIPRQNFKVALQAAIGGKFIAREDLSAYRKDVTSGLYGGDVSRKKKVLAKQKKGKERMKRFGKVDIPAEAFAVMLKRD; this is translated from the coding sequence ATGACTCAAGACCATATCCGGAATTTTTGCATAATAGCCCATATTGATCACGGCAAGTCGACCTTGGCCGACCGGCTTTTAGAATTAACTAATACGGTGCAGAAGCGGGAAATGAAGGCTCAGGTGCTCGACAAGATGGAACTGGAGCGGGAGCGGGGAATTACCATCAAACTAGCGCCGGTCCGTATGAAATATAAAGACTACGAGCTGAATCTAATTGATACGCCCGGGCATGTGGACTTTAGTTATGAAGTCAGCCGCAGCCTAGAGGCGGTTGAAGGAGCCATCCTGGTTGTTGATGCCAGTCAGGGCATTCAGGCTCAAACACTTGCTAATGTTTACCTGGCTATGGAAGCCGATTTAAAAATTATCCCCGTTATGAACAAGATCGACTTGCCGGCCGCCGACCCGGACCGCGTGGCCACTGAAATCATAAGCCTGCTGGGCTGCAAACGCAAAGATATTTTAGAGGTTAGCGCCAAAACCGGGCAGGGCGTAGACATTCTGTTGGATCAAATCGTGAAGCAGGTTCCAGCCCCAATGGGTAAGCCCGAGGCACCAACCCGAGCGCTAATATTTGATAGCTACTATGACGATTACCGGGGAGTAATCTTGTATTTGCGCGTAGTCGATGGGCAAATCGCGAAAAATTCGCAGATTAAAATGATGGCCACTGGTGCCACCGGCATTGCCTTGGAAGTTGGATCTTTGAGCCCAGAAATGAAACCAGCTGATAAGCTATCGGCTGGCGAAGTCGGCTATATTGTCACGAACCTCAAGACTACGCGTGAGGCTAAGGTTGGCGATACGGTGAGCTTAGGTATCCATGGGTCTATTTCACCACTGCCCGGTTATAAAAACGTCACGCCATTTGTTTATGCGGGCTTTTTCCCTGATAGTCACGAAAACTATCAGTTATTAAAAGACGCCGTGGAGCGACTCAGCTTAAGTGATTCGTCACTGCAGTTCTCTCCGGAAAATTCGCCGGTCTTGGGCTTTGGGTTCCGCATTGGTTTTCTTGGACTGCTACATATGGACATCGTTCGCGAACGGTTGGAGCGGGAATATAACCTTGAATTAATCGTTACCAATCCGAGTACGGACTATAAAGTGACGACTTCTGGTGGCGCCGAACTGGATATTAAATCAGCTGCCGAATTGCCTGATATGAGCGAAGTCGCGGAAATTCGTGAGCCATGGGTCAAAGGCGAAATCGTGACACCCGGAACTTACGTCGGCGCCATTTTGCAGCTGGTGGTTGGTGCCCGCGGCCGGCAAAAGCACATCAGCTACATGGACAACCTGGCGGTGATTGATTTTGAGGCGCCGCTGGCCAACCTGCTGACCGATTTTTACGACCAGCTCAAAAGTATAACCAGCGGCTACGGGTCGTTTAATTACGAACTGGCTGATTATCGGCCCGAAGATCTGGTGCGTCTCGATTTCTACGTGGCCGGCGACCGGGTCGACGCGCTTAGCATTATGACTCATCGAACCGAAGCTGATCGCATCGCTCGTTCGGCTGTGGCCAAACTCAAAGAAGTTATTCCGCGTCAAAACTTTAAAGTAGCCCTGCAGGCGGCCATTGGCGGCAAATTTATCGCCCGCGAAGACCTTAGCGCGTATCGCAAGGATGTTACTTCCGGCCTATACGGTGGCGATGTATCGCGCAAGAAAAAAGTTTTAGCCAAGCAGAAAAAAGGCAAAGAGCGCATGAAAAGGTTTGGAAAGGTTGATATCCCCGCCGAGGCGTTCGCTGTGATGTTAAAACGGGACTAA
- a CDS encoding nucleoside monophosphate kinase codes for MEKQIQNIKDWLGEGSVNIFGRPFTGKDTQGKKLAELLGGVLLGGGDILRGSEIPEHVKELMHAGKLVPTEDYLEIVLPYLKKNDFRGKPLILSSVGRWHGEEAGFLEAMAASNHSLRAVVHLKMEEAEVWQRWEVAPPRESHGLRADDTLESLQIRLQEYREKTLPVVDFYRNQGLLIEVDGTTPRDEVTAAIIAGLDEFSRR; via the coding sequence ATGGAAAAGCAAATACAAAATATAAAAGACTGGCTCGGTGAAGGTTCGGTAAATATTTTCGGTCGACCGTTCACCGGCAAAGACACCCAAGGCAAAAAGTTAGCCGAACTGCTTGGCGGCGTATTGCTGGGGGGTGGAGATATCTTGCGTGGCAGCGAAATCCCTGAGCATGTAAAAGAACTGATGCATGCCGGTAAGCTAGTGCCTACCGAAGATTATCTAGAGATTGTGCTGCCTTACTTAAAGAAGAATGATTTTAGAGGCAAGCCTTTAATTCTGAGCTCGGTTGGCCGTTGGCACGGCGAAGAAGCAGGCTTTTTAGAGGCCATGGCGGCGTCTAATCATTCCCTGCGGGCCGTTGTGCACCTAAAGATGGAAGAGGCTGAAGTCTGGCAACGCTGGGAAGTGGCCCCGCCCCGCGAAAGCCATGGTTTACGTGCCGATGATACGCTGGAATCTTTACAGATCCGTTTGCAAGAGTACCGCGAAAAAACTCTGCCAGTAGTCGACTTTTACCGTAACCAAGGACTGTTAATAGAAGTAGACGGCACAACCCCGCGCGACGAGGTCACCGCGGCAATTATCGCCGGTCTGGATGAATTTAGTAGAAGATAG
- a CDS encoding transcriptional regulator, which translates to MTPRQEKILQAIVEQYAEVAAPVGSSLLAKAFDVSSATIRAEMAELERLGYIHQPHTSAGRVPTDKGYRYYVNSLSESHLSDSPGAQRALTARVQSAGAADQTIRNAVDTLVELTHNLGLATIGDQFYMSGLSNLFGQPEFMHPGQVQEVARLLDNLQPWLYEAAPNKPLSVYIGQENPIGRSAGASLIISRFRSPFSDRSYIGVLGPTRQSYRDVMSLVGRAGRALEETLYV; encoded by the coding sequence ATGACCCCAAGACAAGAAAAAATATTACAGGCCATAGTTGAACAATATGCCGAAGTCGCCGCTCCGGTAGGTTCAAGTTTGCTTGCCAAGGCTTTTGATGTGTCTAGCGCTACCATACGTGCCGAGATGGCCGAGCTGGAACGTTTGGGTTATATCCATCAACCGCACACCAGTGCCGGCCGCGTGCCGACCGACAAGGGCTATCGTTATTATGTAAACTCCCTCAGTGAATCTCACTTGAGTGATTCACCGGGCGCGCAACGGGCGTTGACCGCACGCGTACAGTCGGCTGGCGCAGCCGATCAAACTATCCGCAATGCCGTGGATACTCTAGTGGAACTAACTCACAACCTTGGCCTGGCCACCATTGGCGACCAGTTCTATATGAGTGGCCTTTCTAATTTGTTTGGCCAGCCTGAATTTATGCATCCTGGCCAGGTTCAAGAAGTTGCTCGCTTGCTAGATAATCTGCAGCCCTGGCTTTACGAAGCCGCCCCCAACAAACCACTTTCTGTTTACATCGGGCAGGAAAATCCAATCGGCCGCAGTGCCGGTGCCAGCTTAATTATCAGCCGGTTCCGCAGTCCGTTTTCTGATAGAAGCTACATCGGCGTCTTAGGCCCGACCCGCCAAAGCTATCGTGATGTGATGAGCCTGGTTGGCCGCGCCGGCCGCGCCCTGGAGGAAACGCTTTATGTCTAA
- a CDS encoding nucleotide exchange factor GrpE — translation MSKNPTVSELEQKIAELTEALQRERADAINVRRRTEEERIQMAGFYKAMVVRELLPALDNLERALKHAPKDLTEHDYVKGVQGVVKQFDSVLNSLGVERIKTVGEVFDPKLHEAVHMEDGDGNVEIVCEELQPGYKLGDEIIRHAMVKVKMEKE, via the coding sequence ATGTCTAAAAACCCGACGGTCTCTGAACTTGAGCAAAAAATCGCCGAACTGACCGAGGCGCTGCAGCGCGAGCGGGCTGATGCAATTAATGTTCGCCGCCGCACAGAAGAAGAGCGAATCCAAATGGCGGGATTTTACAAAGCGATGGTTGTACGTGAACTCTTGCCAGCGCTGGACAACTTAGAACGCGCCTTGAAACATGCGCCTAAGGATCTGACTGAGCATGATTATGTTAAAGGCGTGCAGGGCGTAGTCAAGCAGTTCGACTCAGTGCTAAATTCGCTTGGCGTAGAGCGCATCAAAACTGTCGGCGAAGTTTTTGATCCCAAACTGCACGAGGCTGTGCATATGGAAGATGGCGACGGCAACGTTGAAATTGTTTGCGAGGAACTTCAACCCGGCTACAAACTTGGCGATGAAATCATCCGCCACGCCATGGTCAAAGTAAAGATGGAGAAGGAGTAA